A genomic region of Arachis stenosperma cultivar V10309 chromosome 9, arast.V10309.gnm1.PFL2, whole genome shotgun sequence contains the following coding sequences:
- the LOC130947632 gene encoding cytochrome P450 CYP82J17-like codes for MDYSLSLPTITLISLTLFFLYNIWRIITKKPSIHQKESNIIKQPPQPYVALPLIGHLHLLGTKTPLHRTFASLADKYGPVFQIYFGSLPAIVISNKEGIKECFTKNDKVLASRTPSSRGTHLAYNNAAFGFAPYGPYWAKQRKLAVLELLSSRRLESLRHVYESEIDTLIKDLLIHLSNNNSSMVVMSEWFERLTFNVITKIVAGKRYFSYLEDVDDLEAHKVVNLVKEFMQLAGGFVLSDAIPLLRWIGVEGGVLKSMKRIGRDLDTLIGRWVEEHKMKGNMVNVSSEKQDFIDVMLSIVEDDPESGHSRDTIIKAHVMNLILAGTETTSTTMTWILAALMNNKHSLKLAQEEINHHVGKDRKIEASDIKNLTYLQAIFKETLRLYPPTPLLLPHGASSDCSINGYYVPKGADVFLNVWKLHRDPSIWSEPERFSPERFINGDGEVDEGHHFEYLPFGLGRRACPGFTLATQVILITVARLLQGFDFHLFMGEPVDMREGFGLTLLKLNPLQICLTPLVTTELYQSHIY; via the exons ATGGATTATTCCCTTTCACTTCCAACAATAACATTGATATCCCtaactttattttttctctACAACATATGGAGAATAATTACGAAAAAACCTAGTATTCATCAAAAAGAAAGTAACATTATTAAACAACCGCCACAACCATATGTTGCATTACCATTAATTGGTCACCTCCATTTACTAGGAACCAAAACACCACTTCACAGAACCTTTGCTTCTTTGGCTGATAAATATGGCCCTGTATTCCAAATCTACTTTGGATCATTACCTGCCATTGTTATCTCCAACAAAGAAGGAATCAAAGAATGCTTCACAAAAAATGATAAAGTTCTCGCCTCGCGCACCCCTTCGAGCCGAGGAACTCACCTTGCTTATAACAATGCCGCGTTTGGATTTGCTCCTTATGGACCCTATTGGGCAAAACAGAGGAAGCTAGCCGTTCTTGAACTCCTCTCTTCGCGCCGCCTCGAATCGTTGAGGCATGTTTATGAATCCGAGATTGATACTTTGATCAAGGATCTCTTAATACACCTTAGCAACAATAATTCTTCTATGGTTGTCATGAGTGAATGGTTTGAACGCTTAACATTTAATGTAATCACAAAAATTGTTGCCGGAAAGAGATATTTTAGTTACTTGGAAGATGTGGATGATTTAGAAGCACATAAAGTTGTGAATCTTGTAAAAGAGTTCATGCAATTGGCTGGTGGATTTGTTCTTTCGGATGCAATTCCATTGCTTAGATGGATTGGTGTGGAAGGGGGAGTTCTTAAATCAATGAAGAGAATTGGAAGAGATTTGGACACACTCATTGGAAGGTGGGTAGAAGAGCATAAGATGAAGGGTAATATGGTAAATGTCTCAAGTGAAAAGCAAGATTTCATTGATGTCATGCTATCTATTGTTGAAGATGATCCTGAGTCTGGACATTCTCGTGACACTATCATCAAGGCACATGTTATG AATCTTATCTTAGCGGGGACGGAAACAACATCAACAACAATGACATGGATCCTTGCAGCATTAATGAACAATAAACATTCATTGAAGCTAGCACAAGAAGAGATTAACCATCACGTGGGTAAGGACAGAAAGATAGAAGCATCAGATATAAAAAACCTTACTTATTTACAAGCAATTTTCAAAGAAACTTTAAGGTTATACCCACCAACACCATTGTTATTACCTCATGGGGCATCATCAGATTGCAGCATTAATGGCTACTATGTACCAAAAGGAGCTGATGTGTTTCTTAATGTGTGGAAGCTACATAGAGATCCAAGTATTTGGTCGGAGCCTGAAAGGTTTTCACCGGAGAGGTTTATTAATGGCGATGGAGAAGTCGATGAAGGTCACCATTTTGAGTACCTTCCTTTTGGGTTAGGGAGAAGGGCTTGTCCTGGATTCACATTAGCAACACAAGTGATTCTTATCACAGTTGCACGTTTGCTTCAAGGGTTTGATTTTCATTTGTTTATGGGTGAACCTGTTGATATGAGAGAAGGTTTTGGCCTAACTTTACTGAAGTTAAATCCATTGCAAATTTGTCTCACCCCACTGGTTACCACTGAACTCTATCAGTCacatatttattaa
- the LOC130948490 gene encoding dimethylnonatriene synthase-like has translation MDLDTTTYCVQTFAAILALLILYFTIRSIRSHNNSGSKKRNIKTKVPEIPGGLPIIGHLHLLNDKIPYFRTFSAMAEKYGSIFALRLGCHPTIMVSSAELAKECLTTKDRVFASRPDTAGGRFLGYDNAIFGLAPYGQYWREIRKIATLELLSSYRLEKLKHIRDREIYTLVKDLFSFCNCHGNSNKLVSVTISDLIEHMTFNINVQMIAGKRFSDEAIKEENSEGWRLRKAIRDATYLFGVFVVADAIPWLGWFDFQGYVGFMKRTAKELDSILHRWMDDHMRKRGDDENGNKSENDFLDVLISAFEENDEIYGHKRDIVLKATTMMLVLTGSGSTAMTLTWSLSLLLNHPNAMKAAKQELDTVIGKHKWVQESDIKDLKYLQAIVKETLRLYPPAPLTGIREATEDCYLNGYYVSKGTRLFINLWKLHRDPKTWSNPDAFEPERFLNACSGIDFRGQDFEFIPFSSGRRSCPGMTFGMQVVHLTLARLIQGFDMSTKSGAEVDMSEGLGVALPKKHALDIVLKPRLPLELYEGL, from the exons ATGGATTTGGATACTACTACTTATTGTGTCCAAACTTTTGCTGCAATTTTAGCTTTGTTAATCTTATACTTCACCATAAGGTCCATTAGATCACATAACAATAGTGGATCCAAAAAAAGAAATATCAAAACCAAAGTTCCTGAAATACCAGGTGGTTTACCCATCATAGGTCACCTTCATCTTCTCAATGATAAAATCCCTTATTTTAGAACCTTCTCAGCCATGGCTGAAAAATACGGCTCAATCTTCGCTCTCCGGCTCGGCTGCCACCCTACAATCATGGTGAGCAGCGCAGAGCTCGCCAAGGAATGCCTCACAACTAAAGACAGAGTCTTCGCCTCGCGGCCGGACACGGCCGGAGGCAGATTCCTTGGCTATGACAATGCCATTTTTGGTCTCGCGCCATACGGACAGTACTGGCGCGAGATCAGAAAAATCGCGACGCTCGAGCTTCTCTCGAGTTACAGGCTTGAAAAGCTGAAACACATCAGAGACAGAGAGATTTACACTCTTGTCAAAGATTTGTTCAGTTTTTGTAACTGCCACGGGAACTCGAATAAGTTAGTTAGTGTAACCATAAGTGATTTAATAGAGCACATGACGTTTAACATTAATGTGCAGATGATAGCAGGGAAAAGGTTCAGTGATGAAGCGATTAAGGAAGAAAATAGTGAAGGATGGAGATTAAGGAAAGCGATTAGAGATGCTACTTATCTTTTTGGTGTTTTTGTTGTAGCGGATGCGATTCCATGGCTTGGTTGGTTTGATTTTCAAGGGTATGTGGGTTTTATGAAGAGAACTGCTAAGGAATTGGACTCTATTCTTCATAGGTGGATGGATGATCATATGAGAAAAAGAGGTGATGATGAGAATGGTAATAAATCTGAGAATGATTTCTTGGATGTACTAATTTCAGCATTtgaagaaaatgatgagatTTATGGCCATAAGAGGGACATAGttctcaaagcaacaacaatg ATGCTTGTCCTAACTGGATCAGGAAGCACAGCCATGACATTAACATGGTCACTTTCCTTGCTCTTAAACCACCCAAACGCCATGAAAGCTGCCAAACAAGAGTTGGATACCGTCATTGGAAAACACAAATGGGTCCAAGAATCGGATATCAAAGACCTCAAATACCTCCAAGCCATTGTCAAAGAGACTCTTCGCCTCTACCCACCGGCACCCTTAACCGGAATCAGGGAAGCCACAGAAGACTGCTATCTCAACGGTTACTATGTCTCAAAGGGCACTCGCTTGTTCATCAATCTATGGAAGCTCCATAGGGATCCCAAAACATGGTCTAATCCTGATGCTTTTGAGCCTGAGAGGTTCCTCAACGCTTGTTCGGGGATCGATTTTCGTGGTCAGGACTTCGAGTTTATACCGTTCAGCTCCGGAAGAAGGTCGTGCCCTGGCATGACGTTTGGAATGCAAGTTGTGCATCTGACATTGGCGAGGTTGATTCAGGGTTTTGATATGTCAACAAAGAGTGGTGCTGAAGTTGATATGAGTGAAGGGTTAGGTGTGGCCTTGCCTAAGAAACATGCCCTTGATATTGTTCTCAAACCTCGTCTTCCTTTGGAGCTATATGAAGGCCTTTGA